In Clupea harengus unplaced genomic scaffold, Ch_v2.0.2, whole genome shotgun sequence, a genomic segment contains:
- the yipf4 gene encoding protein YIPF4, whose product MQFSPTNGDFTFVSSTEAEELSGTIDAPDIKLNLGSDNAKDAYATTFLRQRGYGWLLEVEEEDSEETKPLLEELDIDLKDIYYKIRCVLMPMPSLGFNRQVVRDNPDFWGPLAVVLLFSMISIYGQFRVVSWIITIWVFGSLTIFLLARVLGGEVSYGQVLGVIGYSLLPLIVIAPLLLIIGGFDIVSTVVKLFGVFWAAYSAASLLVGDEFKTKKPLLIYPIFLLYIYFLSLYTGV is encoded by the exons ATGCAGTTCTCTCCCACCAACGGAGATTTTACCTTCGTCTCATCGACCGAAGCTGAAG AGCTCAGTGGTACTATTGACGCTCCAGATATTAAGCTGAATTTGGGCAGTGATAATGCAAAAGACGCATATGCTACCACCTTCCTGAGACAACGAGGGTATGGCTGGCTTCTGGAAGTCGAGGAGGAAGACTCGGAAGAAACTAAACCTCTTCT TGAGGAGCTCGATATTGATCTGAAGGACATATACTACAAGATACGCTGTGTGCTAATGCCAATGCCATCTCTGGGCTTCAACCGACAAGTGGTGCGAGATAATCCAGACTTTTGGGGACCTCTTGCTGTGGTGTTACTGTTCTCCATGATATCCATTTACGGCCAGTTCAGG GTTGTCTCTTGGATCATTACAATTTGGGTATTTGGATCATTGACCATTTTTCTACTTGCAAGAGTGCTTGGTGGAGAG GTTTCTTATGGACAGGTCCTTGGAGTGATAGGATACTCATTGTTGCCACTCATTGTCATCGCCCCTTTGCTCTTAATTATTGGGGGATTCGATATCGTGTCAACAGTAGTAAAG CTTTTTGGAGTTTTCTGGGCTGCTTACAGTGCTGCTTCTCTTCTCGTTGGAGATGAATTTAAAACAAAGAAGCCTCTTCTCATCTACCCCATATTCCTCCTGTATATTTACTTCCTATCCCTGTATACTGGTGTCTGA